ACCCATTCGCTTACCGTGCGCTTTGGCGGTCATGTGGCGGTCAATGACGTCAGCTGCGCCTACACGCCTGGCACCTTGACCGCCATCGTCGGCCCGAACGGCGCCGGCAAGACCACGTACTTCAACCTGATCTCGGGCCAGCTTCGCGCCAGCGCCGGAACGGTCAGGTTGAACGGACGCGACCTGACCAAGCTGCCGGCGCCGGCCCGCATGCACGCGGGACTGGGGCGCGCGTTCCAGCTCACGCAGCTGTTCCCGCGGCTGAGCGTTCACGAGAACGTGCGGCTTGCCCTGCAGTCGCGGCAGCAGGGCATGGGGTGGCGCCACATCCGGTTCTGGCGCACGTGGCGCGACGACCGCGGCCTCATGGACCGCGCCGACGCGCTGCTCGCGCGCACGCGGCTGGCGGCGCGCCGTGACGACCCTGCCGCCGATCTGCCGCATGGCGACCAGCGCAAGCTGGAGATCGCCATGCTCATCGCGCTGGAACCCTCGGTATTCATGTTCGACGAACCTACTGCCGGCATGAGCGTGGACGACGTGCCCATCGTGCTGGACCTCATCCGCGAATTGAAGGCCGACACTTCCAAGACCATCCTGCTGGTCGAACACAAGATGGATGTCGTGCGCGAATTGGCCGACCGCATCGTCGTGCTGCACAACGGGCGGCTGATGGCCGATGGCGATCCGGCCACCGTGATCGCCTCGCCCATCGTGCAGCAAGCCTACCTGGGCATCAGCGCGCCGGAGGCGGCATGACGGCGCATCCGCTCCTGGAACTGAAGGACGTGCACACGCACATCGGCGCGTATCACATCCTGCACGGCGTGAACCTGTCCGTGCCCGCCTCGGCGGTCACCATGCTGCTCGGGCGCAATGGCGCGGGCAAGACGACGACGCTGCGCACCATCATGGGATTGTGGCGCGCGTCGCAGGGTCAGGTCTGTCTGGACGGCAAGCCGATCGGCGGACCCGGCACGCGCACGTCGCCGCCCGACATGGCGCGCATGGGCATGGCCTACGTGCCCGAGAACATGGGCATCTTCGGTGACCTGTCCGTGAAGGAGAACATCCTGCTCGCGGCCCGCCTCGCCAGGAATGCCGCGCAACTGGATACCGCGCGGCTGGAGTGGATCTTCGGGTTCTTTCCCGCGCTGAAGAAATTCTGGCTGCATCCCGCCGGCAAGCTGTCGGGCGGACAGAAGCAGATGCTGGCCATGGCGCGCGCGATCATCGAGCCCCGGCGCCTGCTGCTGGTCGACGAACCAAGCAAGGGCCTGGCGCCAGCCATCATTCAGAACATGATCGACGCATTCATCGAACTCAAGCAGTCCAGCACCACCATCCTGCTGGTCGAGCAGAACTTCAACTTCGCCCGCCGCGTTGGCGACTACGCGGCGATCATGGACAACGGCCAGGTGGTGCACGCAGGCGCCATGGCCGACCTGGCCGCCGACGAGGCGTTGCAGACGCGCCTGTTGGGCCTCTCTCTGGGAAGCCATCAATGAGCACGCTGGACATCGAAGCGCCGCTGCCGCGCGCACGCGCCGACCTGCTGCCTGTGCTGC
The DNA window shown above is from Achromobacter spanius and carries:
- a CDS encoding ABC transporter ATP-binding protein, yielding MLETHSLTVRFGGHVAVNDVSCAYTPGTLTAIVGPNGAGKTTYFNLISGQLRASAGTVRLNGRDLTKLPAPARMHAGLGRAFQLTQLFPRLSVHENVRLALQSRQQGMGWRHIRFWRTWRDDRGLMDRADALLARTRLAARRDDPAADLPHGDQRKLEIAMLIALEPSVFMFDEPTAGMSVDDVPIVLDLIRELKADTSKTILLVEHKMDVVRELADRIVVLHNGRLMADGDPATVIASPIVQQAYLGISAPEAA
- a CDS encoding ABC transporter ATP-binding protein; this encodes MTAHPLLELKDVHTHIGAYHILHGVNLSVPASAVTMLLGRNGAGKTTTLRTIMGLWRASQGQVCLDGKPIGGPGTRTSPPDMARMGMAYVPENMGIFGDLSVKENILLAARLARNAAQLDTARLEWIFGFFPALKKFWLHPAGKLSGGQKQMLAMARAIIEPRRLLLVDEPSKGLAPAIIQNMIDAFIELKQSSTTILLVEQNFNFARRVGDYAAIMDNGQVVHAGAMADLAADEALQTRLLGLSLGSHQ